A window of Sutcliffiella cohnii contains these coding sequences:
- a CDS encoding YqeG family HAD IIIA-type phosphatase: MLKYFLPAEHVKTVYDIKPTHLKDKGIKAIITDLDNTLVEWDRPLATPELMIWLQSMKDAGIDVTIVSNNNMKRVQAFCEPLGIPFIHEARKPMRRAFRRALNNMNVKPEEAVVIGDQLMTDVLGGNRQGLHTILVVPVAQTDGFFTKFNRMMERRILNWLRKKGMLHWEEK; this comes from the coding sequence ATGTTAAAATACTTTTTACCAGCAGAACATGTAAAAACTGTATATGATATAAAACCTACACATTTAAAAGATAAAGGAATTAAAGCTATCATTACGGATTTAGACAATACGTTAGTAGAATGGGATCGCCCGTTAGCTACACCAGAATTAATGATATGGTTACAATCGATGAAAGATGCAGGCATTGATGTGACCATTGTTTCGAATAATAATATGAAACGAGTTCAAGCATTTTGTGAACCATTAGGTATACCATTTATTCACGAAGCGAGAAAACCGATGAGACGTGCATTTAGACGAGCGCTGAATAACATGAATGTAAAACCAGAAGAAGCTGTAGTTATTGGTGACCAACTAATGACTGACGTACTAGGAGGCAATCGCCAAGGATTACATACAATTTTAGTTGTTCCTGTTGCACAAACGGATGGTTTTTTTACAAAATTTAACCGAATGATGGAAAGACGTATTTTAAATTGGTTACGAAAAAAAGGAATGCTTCATTGGGAGGAAAAATAA
- a CDS encoding sporulation histidine kinase inhibitor Sda, producing MRKLSDELLLESYFKATELKLSSDFIRLIELEIQRRRLSHKIKAS from the coding sequence ATGAGAAAACTCTCTGATGAGCTTTTATTAGAATCATATTTTAAAGCTACGGAATTAAAATTAAGTTCAGACTTTATTCGTTTAATTGAATTAGAAATACAACGTCGTCGTCTCAGCCATAAAATTAAAGCATCTTAA
- a CDS encoding phosphatidylserine decarboxylase produces the protein MRSFFYRFFIELTNHRLSSYIIKSFAQSKLSKLIVPSFAKVYNINQEEMHGELSSFPTLQQLFIRTLKPGARKIDEASNTIVSPVDAVVEKSGPITENLEMIVKGKHYSIKDMLSDESIATKYMGGTYVILYLSPSHYHRIHSPIAGRVTNQWTLGKKSYPVNRLGLLYGKDPLSKNFRKITELESDGKHVAVVKVGAMFVNSIEMTHKGEVLQKGEDMAYFSFGSTVILLFEKGTVELNDALKEKADVKVGQIIASWK, from the coding sequence TTGCGCTCGTTTTTTTATCGTTTTTTTATTGAATTAACGAACCATCGGTTATCATCTTATATCATAAAGTCTTTTGCACAATCAAAGTTAAGCAAGTTAATCGTTCCTTCCTTTGCAAAAGTGTATAACATTAACCAAGAAGAAATGCATGGCGAACTATCATCTTTTCCGACATTACAGCAACTATTTATTCGTACATTAAAACCTGGAGCTAGGAAAATAGATGAAGCATCAAACACAATCGTTAGTCCAGTAGATGCAGTTGTAGAGAAGTCTGGCCCCATTACAGAGAACCTAGAAATGATTGTAAAAGGGAAGCACTATTCGATAAAGGATATGCTGTCTGATGAAAGTATCGCAACGAAGTATATGGGTGGTACATACGTCATTCTTTACTTAAGTCCAAGCCATTACCATCGTATTCATAGCCCAATTGCCGGTCGTGTTACAAATCAATGGACGTTAGGCAAGAAATCTTATCCAGTTAACCGTTTAGGACTACTATACGGAAAGGATCCTCTTTCTAAAAATTTTCGAAAGATAACAGAACTAGAAAGTGACGGCAAGCATGTGGCTGTCGTAAAGGTTGGGGCAATGTTCGTTAATAGTATTGAGATGACTCATAAAGGTGAAGTGTTACAAAAAGGTGAGGATATGGCATACTTTTCTTTCGGCTCAACGGTAATACTTTTATTTGAAAAGGGCACTGTGGAATTGAATGATGCATTGAAAGAAAAAGCAGATGTTAAAGTAGGGCAAATTATTGCAAGTTGGAAGTGA